From Elaeis guineensis isolate ETL-2024a chromosome 16, EG11, whole genome shotgun sequence, a single genomic window includes:
- the LOC105060627 gene encoding E3 ubiquitin-protein ligase SINAT2, with translation MAPVSSICMEIPDSQATDDELASASIELDGILPSKSSTVSGIKAGSSSTSGVHELLECPVCTSSMYPPIHQCPNGHTLCSSCKPRVHNHCPTCRQELGNIRCLALEKVAESLELPCKYQNLGCSDIHPYYTKLKHEQLCRFRPYNCPYAGSECLVTGDIPMLVAHLKNDHKVDMHDGCTFNHRYVKSNPHEVENATWMLTVFSCFGQYFCLHFEAFLLGLSPVYMAFLRFMGEDSEAKNFSYSLEVGGNGRKLIWQGVPRSIRDSHRKVRDSYDGLIIHRNMALFFSGGNRQELKLRVTGRIWREQ, from the exons ATGGCTCCTGTAAGCAGCATTTGCATGGAAATTCCTGATTCCCAAGCCACAGATGATGAACTTGCCAGTGCTAGCATTGAACTTGATGGTATCCTGCCTTCTAAGTCTTCCACAGTTTCTGGTATTAAAGCAGGCTCATCTTCAACCAGTGGTGTGCACGAGCTTCTTGAATGCCCAGTCTGCACAAGCTCTATGTACCCTCCCATTCATCAG tgTCCAAATGGTCACACTCTCTGCTCAAGTTGCAAGCCTCGAGTACATAATCACTGCCCTACCTGTCGCCAAGAACTGGGTAATATCAGATGCTTGGCTCTTGAGAAGGTTGCAGAGTCGCTCGAGCTTCCTTGTAAATATCAGAACCTAGGATGCTCTGACATACATCCATActatactaaattgaaacacgagcAGCTATGCAGGTTCAGGCCCTACAATTGTCCCTATGCAGGTTCTGAATGCCTGGTCACAGGTGATATTCCAATGCTTGTGGCCCACCTGAAAAATGATCATAAGGTGGATATGCATGATGGCTGCACGTTCAACCACCGATATGTGAAATCCAATCCCCACGAGGTTGAAAATGCAACGTGGATGCTCACT GTCTTCAGTTGTTTTGGACAGTACTTCTGTCTTCACTTTGAGGCCTTCCTCTTGGGATTGTCGCCAGTTTACATGGCGTTCTTAAGATTTATGGGGGAAGACAGTGAAGCAAAGAACTTCAGTTACAGCCTGGAAGTGGGTGGCAATGGCCGAAAACTGATATGGCAGGGAGTGCCAAGGAGCATCAGGGACAGCCACAGGAAGGTTCGAGATAGTTATGATGGGTTGATCATCCACCGAAACATGGCCCTGTTCTTCTCAGGTGGCAACCGGCAAGAGTTGAAACTGCGAGTGACTGGTCGAATTTGGAGAGAGCAATGA
- the LOC105060626 gene encoding uncharacterized protein isoform X1, with amino-acid sequence MAHHTNLPMSSRHLNLKKSFKLGIRSLLTAFSKEDVHKAFSTFTDAERDSLYCIFIQVIKSLHENIEEEFESICHETEVGTALNMVEHLVEEHNLDILSSDKTNIEDIREKITKAKKDEIQHLTSLLLWAEEQNDNMKARIKSLKERRNFPVTADAVEKLRSWNENYERYNSN; translated from the exons ATGGCCCATCACACCAATCTGCCAATGAGTTCGAGGCATTTGAATCTCAAGAAGTCCTTTAAGCTGGGCATTCGATCGCTACTCACTGCATTCTCCAAAGAG GATGTGCACAAAGCATTTTCAACATTTACAGATGCTGAAAGAGATAGCCTCTACTGCATATTTATTCAG GTCATCAAATCATTGCATGAAAATATAGAG GAGGAGTTTGAGTCTATATGTCATGAAACAGAG GTAGGTACAGCTCTTAACATGGTGGAGCATCTAGTGGAAGAGCATAATCTTGACATTCTGTCTTCAGATAA GACAAACATAGAAGACATCAGAGAGAAGATCACAAAAGCAAAGAAGGATGAAATTCAACATTTGACGAGTCTGTTACTATGG GCTGAAGAACAAAATGATAACATGAAGGCTCGCATTAAATCCCTCAAGGAGAGGCGGAACTTTCCAGTCACTGCAGATGCTGTTGAGAAA TTGAGAAGCTGGAATGAGAACTATGAACGGTATAATAGCAACTGA
- the LOC105060626 gene encoding uncharacterized protein isoform X2, with amino-acid sequence MAHHTNLPMSSRHLNLKKSFKLGIRSLLTAFSKEDVHKAFSTFTDAERDSLYCIFIQEEFESICHETEVGTALNMVEHLVEEHNLDILSSDKTNIEDIREKITKAKKDEIQHLTSLLLWAEEQNDNMKARIKSLKERRNFPVTADAVEKLRSWNENYERYNSN; translated from the exons ATGGCCCATCACACCAATCTGCCAATGAGTTCGAGGCATTTGAATCTCAAGAAGTCCTTTAAGCTGGGCATTCGATCGCTACTCACTGCATTCTCCAAAGAG GATGTGCACAAAGCATTTTCAACATTTACAGATGCTGAAAGAGATAGCCTCTACTGCATATTTATTCAG GAGGAGTTTGAGTCTATATGTCATGAAACAGAG GTAGGTACAGCTCTTAACATGGTGGAGCATCTAGTGGAAGAGCATAATCTTGACATTCTGTCTTCAGATAA GACAAACATAGAAGACATCAGAGAGAAGATCACAAAAGCAAAGAAGGATGAAATTCAACATTTGACGAGTCTGTTACTATGG GCTGAAGAACAAAATGATAACATGAAGGCTCGCATTAAATCCCTCAAGGAGAGGCGGAACTTTCCAGTCACTGCAGATGCTGTTGAGAAA TTGAGAAGCTGGAATGAGAACTATGAACGGTATAATAGCAACTGA
- the LOC105060626 gene encoding uncharacterized protein isoform X3 yields MAHHTNLPMSSRHLNLKKSFKLGIRSLLTAFSKEDVHKAFSTFTDAERDSLYCIFIQVIKSLHENIEEEFESICHETEVGTALNMVEHLVEEHNLDILSSDKTNIEDIREKITKAKKDEIQHLTSLLLWDYMHAALGLALLKPVTFGSG; encoded by the exons ATGGCCCATCACACCAATCTGCCAATGAGTTCGAGGCATTTGAATCTCAAGAAGTCCTTTAAGCTGGGCATTCGATCGCTACTCACTGCATTCTCCAAAGAG GATGTGCACAAAGCATTTTCAACATTTACAGATGCTGAAAGAGATAGCCTCTACTGCATATTTATTCAG GTCATCAAATCATTGCATGAAAATATAGAG GAGGAGTTTGAGTCTATATGTCATGAAACAGAG GTAGGTACAGCTCTTAACATGGTGGAGCATCTAGTGGAAGAGCATAATCTTGACATTCTGTCTTCAGATAA GACAAACATAGAAGACATCAGAGAGAAGATCACAAAAGCAAAGAAGGATGAAATTCAACATTTGACGAGTCTGTTACTATGG GACTATATGCATGCAGCATTAGGCTTAGCACTATTGAAACCTGTGACTTTTGGTTCAGGCTGA